In a single window of the Maniola jurtina chromosome 4, ilManJurt1.1, whole genome shotgun sequence genome:
- the LOC123864659 gene encoding probable uridine nucleosidase 2 translates to MRKLYNIVLVVAIMVVVALLVLYLVFGTVELGRIDGKPKLIIDHDGGADDAMAIFMALLYEKYYNGPEVLALTTTHGNVGEEQTYNNSQRILSVANRRDVPIFRGSAEALISGVPMDYYFGVDGLGDNNFTKTFMAIAAKKEHAVFSLINLSKKYKDKLVVIALGSLTNIALAIRIDPDFVSRLSQLYVAAGHIYGENFTEPEFNAAMDVEAYHIVVNSGDPDKLTIIPYSQILTYQIISKDWRENVLGSIKTKIMQAQNSFERISFASDSFWSLLDPSAMAVALKETAVVEETVYTHNSIILCGDQRGINTNNFTSKEEANARLIFRVNKEPYKQFLYKLFSSDLEKL, encoded by the exons atgcGAAAACTCTACAATATAGTTTTGGTGGTCGCAATAATGGTGGTAGTTGCTTTACTTGTTTTATACCTTGTATTTGGAAC GGTTGAGCTAGGCCGCATAGATGGGAAGCCAAAATTGATCATAGATCATGATGGAGGTGCTGATGATGCCATGGCAATATTCATGGCTTTGttgtatgaaaaatattataatgg GCCAGAAGTATTAGCGCTAACAACAACTCACGGAAACGTCGGTGAAGAACAAACATACAATAACTCTCAGAGAATCCTCAGCGTTGCTAATAGAAGGgat GTGCCTATATTCAGAGGTAGTGCCGAGGCCTTAATTTCCGGCGTCCCAATGGACTACTATTTTGGTGTTGATGGTCTTGGAGACAACAACTTTACGAAGACTTTTATGGCCATTGCTGCAAAGAAAGAACACGCAGTATTCAGCTTAATTAACCTTTCCAAGAAATATAAAG ATAAGCTGGTGGTAATTGCTCTGGGTTCCCTCACCAACATTGCACTAGCAATCCGAATCGATCCAGACTTCGTATCAAGACTATCGCAGCTTTATGTTGCAGCTGGACATATTTAcg GTGAAAATTTCACCGAGCCAGAGTTCAACGCTGCCATGGACGTAGAAGCATATCACATAGTAGTTAACAGTGGAGATCCAGATAAATTGACCATCATACCATACTCTCAGATCCTCACTTACCAAATTATAAGTAAG GATTGGAGGGAGAATGTACTCGGGtccataaaaactaaaataatgcaAGCTCAGAACTCGTTTGAGAGGATATCATTCGCAAGCGACAGCTTTTGGAGCCTGCTGGACCCGTCAGCAATGGCAGTGGCTTTGAAAGAAACCGCTGTTGTGGAAGAAACTGTTTATACACACAACAGTATTATTTTATGCG GCGATCAGCGAggtataaatacaaataatttcaCATCCAAGGAAGAGGCAAACGCACGCTTAATATTCCGAGTAAATAAGGAACCATACAAACAATTCCTATACAAATTGTTCTCCTCAGATTTAGAAAAgctttaa
- the LOC123864660 gene encoding inosine-uridine preferring nucleoside hydrolase-like isoform X1 — MLSLRSTVYLICKKISFYSPYNIRLSSAPAMQCQGDTSPKIIIDNDAGGDDAMAIFLALLYEKHFNGSKLIGLTTGNGNTNEDNVCRNNQRILKVAKRQDVPIYRGSKESMVITPAAGNYYGKDGLGDSGEVLSGLVEPKELDAVSALIELSKTHEGQLTVITLGALTNVAMALKLDPNFLNRLSQLYIGAGHIHDEEIPNPEFNAQMDVEAYHVVAQHATPDKVTVFPFSQTMRYLNFSLEWREQVLGAINTDIIKAQNLYEKVSLKRGDRWQALDPATVAIALKPELVDEYKYSKNDITLCGSKRGINTNEFVDKKDANVRIAYSVKTEEYRQFLLELFALE, encoded by the exons ATGCTCAGTCTGCGATCGACCGTATATctaatttgcaaaaaaataagcTTCTATTCACCTTATAACATAAGATTATCAAGTGCACCTGCAATGCAATGTCAAGG GGATACGTCGCCCAAAATAATTATAGACAACGACGCGGGCGGGGACGATGCTATGGCAATATTTTTAGCATTGCTGTACGAGAAGCACTTTAATGG ATCAAAACTAATCGGTTTAACGACAGGAAATGGAAACACGAATGAGGACAACGTTTGTCGAAACAACCAGCGAATACTCAAAGTAGCTAAAAGGCAAGAT GTCCCTATATACAGAGGAAGCAAAGAATCCATGGTTATAACTCCTGCTGCTGGAAACTATTATGGTAAAGATGGTTTGGGCGACTCTGGCGAAGTGCTCTCAGGTCTTGTTGAACCAAAAGAGCTTGATGCAGTCTCCGCTTTAATAGAACTATCGAAAACTCATGAAG GTCAATTAACTGTGATAACGCTCGGAGCGCTTACAAACGTTGCGATGGCTTTAAAATTGGACCCCAATTTCTTGAATCGATTATCTCAGCTATACATCGGTGCTGGACACATTCATG ATGAAGAAATCCCAAACCCAGAGTTTAATGCACAAATGGACGTGGAAGCTTACCACGTGGTAGCCCAGCATGCGACACCTGATAAAGTGACCGTTTTTCCCTTCTCACAAACTATGCGCTATTTGAACTTTAGTCTG GAATGGAGAGAACAAGTATTAGGAGCAATAAACACTGATATAATCAAAGCACAAAATCTGTATGAAAAAGTTTCACTGAAAAGAGGTGACCGGTGGCAGGCGCTTGACCCAGCCACTGTGGCCATCGCCCTTAAGCCCGAGCTGGTGGATGAGTACAAGTACTCTAAGAACGATATTACGTTATGCG GTAGTAAACGAGGAATCAACACCAACGAGTTTGTGGATAAAAAGGATGCTAACGTTAGGATTGCTTATTCTGTAAAAACGGAAGAATATAGACAATTTCTATTAGAACTTTTTGCTCTTGAATAG
- the LOC123864660 gene encoding inosine-uridine preferring nucleoside hydrolase-like isoform X3, which yields MSRYDYMAYRDTSPKIIIDNDAGGDDAMAIFLALLYEKHFNGSKLIGLTTGNGNTNEDNVCRNNQRILKVAKRQDVPIYRGSKESMVITPAAGNYYGKDGLGDSGEVLSGLVEPKELDAVSALIELSKTHEGQLTVITLGALTNVAMALKLDPNFLNRLSQLYIGAGHIHDEEIPNPEFNAQMDVEAYHVVAQHATPDKVTVFPFSQTMRYLNFSLEWREQVLGAINTDIIKAQNLYEKVSLKRGDRWQALDPATVAIALKPELVDEYKYSKNDITLCGSKRGINTNEFVDKKDANVRIAYSVKTEEYRQFLLELFALE from the exons ATGTCAAGG tacgaCTATATGGCTTACAGGGATACGTCGCCCAAAATAATTATAGACAACGACGCGGGCGGGGACGATGCTATGGCAATATTTTTAGCATTGCTGTACGAGAAGCACTTTAATGG ATCAAAACTAATCGGTTTAACGACAGGAAATGGAAACACGAATGAGGACAACGTTTGTCGAAACAACCAGCGAATACTCAAAGTAGCTAAAAGGCAAGAT GTCCCTATATACAGAGGAAGCAAAGAATCCATGGTTATAACTCCTGCTGCTGGAAACTATTATGGTAAAGATGGTTTGGGCGACTCTGGCGAAGTGCTCTCAGGTCTTGTTGAACCAAAAGAGCTTGATGCAGTCTCCGCTTTAATAGAACTATCGAAAACTCATGAAG GTCAATTAACTGTGATAACGCTCGGAGCGCTTACAAACGTTGCGATGGCTTTAAAATTGGACCCCAATTTCTTGAATCGATTATCTCAGCTATACATCGGTGCTGGACACATTCATG ATGAAGAAATCCCAAACCCAGAGTTTAATGCACAAATGGACGTGGAAGCTTACCACGTGGTAGCCCAGCATGCGACACCTGATAAAGTGACCGTTTTTCCCTTCTCACAAACTATGCGCTATTTGAACTTTAGTCTG GAATGGAGAGAACAAGTATTAGGAGCAATAAACACTGATATAATCAAAGCACAAAATCTGTATGAAAAAGTTTCACTGAAAAGAGGTGACCGGTGGCAGGCGCTTGACCCAGCCACTGTGGCCATCGCCCTTAAGCCCGAGCTGGTGGATGAGTACAAGTACTCTAAGAACGATATTACGTTATGCG GTAGTAAACGAGGAATCAACACCAACGAGTTTGTGGATAAAAAGGATGCTAACGTTAGGATTGCTTATTCTGTAAAAACGGAAGAATATAGACAATTTCTATTAGAACTTTTTGCTCTTGAATAG
- the LOC123864660 gene encoding inosine-uridine preferring nucleoside hydrolase-like isoform X2: MNALCVCSVILCLISVCLNICSCESDTSPKIIIDNDAGGDDAMAIFLALLYEKHFNGSKLIGLTTGNGNTNEDNVCRNNQRILKVAKRQDVPIYRGSKESMVITPAAGNYYGKDGLGDSGEVLSGLVEPKELDAVSALIELSKTHEGQLTVITLGALTNVAMALKLDPNFLNRLSQLYIGAGHIHDEEIPNPEFNAQMDVEAYHVVAQHATPDKVTVFPFSQTMRYLNFSLEWREQVLGAINTDIIKAQNLYEKVSLKRGDRWQALDPATVAIALKPELVDEYKYSKNDITLCGSKRGINTNEFVDKKDANVRIAYSVKTEEYRQFLLELFALE, from the exons ATGAATGCGTTGTGTGTGTGTTCCGTGATTCTGTGCTTAATCTCTGTGTGTTTGAATATTTGTAGTTGTGAATC GGATACGTCGCCCAAAATAATTATAGACAACGACGCGGGCGGGGACGATGCTATGGCAATATTTTTAGCATTGCTGTACGAGAAGCACTTTAATGG ATCAAAACTAATCGGTTTAACGACAGGAAATGGAAACACGAATGAGGACAACGTTTGTCGAAACAACCAGCGAATACTCAAAGTAGCTAAAAGGCAAGAT GTCCCTATATACAGAGGAAGCAAAGAATCCATGGTTATAACTCCTGCTGCTGGAAACTATTATGGTAAAGATGGTTTGGGCGACTCTGGCGAAGTGCTCTCAGGTCTTGTTGAACCAAAAGAGCTTGATGCAGTCTCCGCTTTAATAGAACTATCGAAAACTCATGAAG GTCAATTAACTGTGATAACGCTCGGAGCGCTTACAAACGTTGCGATGGCTTTAAAATTGGACCCCAATTTCTTGAATCGATTATCTCAGCTATACATCGGTGCTGGACACATTCATG ATGAAGAAATCCCAAACCCAGAGTTTAATGCACAAATGGACGTGGAAGCTTACCACGTGGTAGCCCAGCATGCGACACCTGATAAAGTGACCGTTTTTCCCTTCTCACAAACTATGCGCTATTTGAACTTTAGTCTG GAATGGAGAGAACAAGTATTAGGAGCAATAAACACTGATATAATCAAAGCACAAAATCTGTATGAAAAAGTTTCACTGAAAAGAGGTGACCGGTGGCAGGCGCTTGACCCAGCCACTGTGGCCATCGCCCTTAAGCCCGAGCTGGTGGATGAGTACAAGTACTCTAAGAACGATATTACGTTATGCG GTAGTAAACGAGGAATCAACACCAACGAGTTTGTGGATAAAAAGGATGCTAACGTTAGGATTGCTTATTCTGTAAAAACGGAAGAATATAGACAATTTCTATTAGAACTTTTTGCTCTTGAATAG
- the LOC123864660 gene encoding inosine-uridine preferring nucleoside hydrolase-like isoform X4: protein MAYRDTSPKIIIDNDAGGDDAMAIFLALLYEKHFNGSKLIGLTTGNGNTNEDNVCRNNQRILKVAKRQDVPIYRGSKESMVITPAAGNYYGKDGLGDSGEVLSGLVEPKELDAVSALIELSKTHEGQLTVITLGALTNVAMALKLDPNFLNRLSQLYIGAGHIHDEEIPNPEFNAQMDVEAYHVVAQHATPDKVTVFPFSQTMRYLNFSLEWREQVLGAINTDIIKAQNLYEKVSLKRGDRWQALDPATVAIALKPELVDEYKYSKNDITLCGSKRGINTNEFVDKKDANVRIAYSVKTEEYRQFLLELFALE, encoded by the exons ATGGCTTACAGGGATACGTCGCCCAAAATAATTATAGACAACGACGCGGGCGGGGACGATGCTATGGCAATATTTTTAGCATTGCTGTACGAGAAGCACTTTAATGG ATCAAAACTAATCGGTTTAACGACAGGAAATGGAAACACGAATGAGGACAACGTTTGTCGAAACAACCAGCGAATACTCAAAGTAGCTAAAAGGCAAGAT GTCCCTATATACAGAGGAAGCAAAGAATCCATGGTTATAACTCCTGCTGCTGGAAACTATTATGGTAAAGATGGTTTGGGCGACTCTGGCGAAGTGCTCTCAGGTCTTGTTGAACCAAAAGAGCTTGATGCAGTCTCCGCTTTAATAGAACTATCGAAAACTCATGAAG GTCAATTAACTGTGATAACGCTCGGAGCGCTTACAAACGTTGCGATGGCTTTAAAATTGGACCCCAATTTCTTGAATCGATTATCTCAGCTATACATCGGTGCTGGACACATTCATG ATGAAGAAATCCCAAACCCAGAGTTTAATGCACAAATGGACGTGGAAGCTTACCACGTGGTAGCCCAGCATGCGACACCTGATAAAGTGACCGTTTTTCCCTTCTCACAAACTATGCGCTATTTGAACTTTAGTCTG GAATGGAGAGAACAAGTATTAGGAGCAATAAACACTGATATAATCAAAGCACAAAATCTGTATGAAAAAGTTTCACTGAAAAGAGGTGACCGGTGGCAGGCGCTTGACCCAGCCACTGTGGCCATCGCCCTTAAGCCCGAGCTGGTGGATGAGTACAAGTACTCTAAGAACGATATTACGTTATGCG GTAGTAAACGAGGAATCAACACCAACGAGTTTGTGGATAAAAAGGATGCTAACGTTAGGATTGCTTATTCTGTAAAAACGGAAGAATATAGACAATTTCTATTAGAACTTTTTGCTCTTGAATAG